DNA sequence from the Streptomyces tsukubensis genome:
TCGGTGAGTCCGGGGCGGGCCGGGGTCCAGCCGAGCCGTTCGCGGGCGACGGTCGCGGAGGCGACGAGGACGGCCGGATCCCCGGGGCGGCGCGGTGCGAGCGTCTCGGGCACCGGATGCCCGGTGACCTTCCGTACGGCCGCCACGACCTCGCGGACCGAGAAGCCGCTGCCGTTGCCGAGGTTGCAGATCAGCTGCTCGCCGGGGCGAGCCGCGGCCAGCGCCAGTACATGCGCCTCCGCGAGATCCGCGACATGGATGTAGTCGCGGACGCAGGTGCCGTCGGGGGTGGGGTAGTCGTCGCCGTAGACCGCGATCGACTCGCGGCGGCCGAGGGCCACATCGAGGACGAGCGGGATGAGGTGCGATTCGGGTTCATGGCGCTCGCCGTGCCCGCGGTACGCCCCGGCGACGTTGAAGTAGCGCAGACAGACCGCGGCCAGGCCGTGGGCCCGCGCCTCGCCGCCGATCATATGGTCGACGGCGAGTTTGGTGGCGCCGTAGGGGCTGGTCGGTGCGGTGGGGTCGGATTCGGTGACGGGGCTGCGGACCGGTTCGCCGTAGGTCGCGGCGCTGGAGGAGAAGACGAGCTTCCGGACTTGGGCCGCGCGCATGGCGGCGAGCAGGGCGATGGTGCCGCCGACGTTGTTCTCCCAGTACTTCCCGGGGTCGACGACGGACTCACCGACCTGGGAGTACGCGGCGAAGTGCAGCACGCCGTCGAAGGACGGGTCCAGCCAGCGGGCCGCGTCCCGGATGCAGCCCTCGACGAGGACGGCGCCCGCGGGGACGCCGTCGCGGAAGCCGGTGGAGAAGTCGTCGAGGACGACCACCTCGTGCCCGGCCGCCAGGAGCCGACGGGCGACGGCCCCGCCGATGTAGCCCGCGCCCCCGGTGACGAGGTACTTCCGTACGGGGGTGGGGGTGTTGGGGCCTTGGGGGCTTGCGGTCATGTGCTCGTCGCCTCTCGCGGTCGCCGGGCCGCGGGCCGGGGCGGGGCCCGGGGCGGGTGGGCGTCCACGCATCCCACGGGGCCGGTTCCGCGGGGCGCAGGCGCGCCGGTCGGTCCCCGCGTTTCACCCGTGGGTGTCCCCGGGGAGCCCCCGGGCCCCGCGCCGGGGCCGCGCCCGGGGCGGGGCGGCCCCGCCGGGGCAACGCCTATGGCCCAGCCGGGTGCTGAGCTTCGCGGCCTCGGCCCGTGGGTGGCCGTTCGCGCAGTTCCCCGCGCCCCCAAACCCCCCTGCATCGCCCGCCAACGGGACCGGCGCCGCACAAAGGGGCTGGAGCCGAGTACCTAGGGGCGCGGGGAACTGCGCGACAAGCCACCCACGGGCCGCGGCCGCAAACGTCAATACCCGGCTGGGCGGGGGGCGCAGCCCGTGCGGCGGGGCGCTTGGGGGACGGGTACCCCCGGGCGGGGCGCCACGCGGGGGCGCCCGGGCTCCGGGGCGGAGCAACGGGCCCCGGGGGCAGGGCCCCGGGACCTACCCCCGCCTCAGCGGAGCGCCGCGCGGTCCAGGAGGCCCGTGCGGGCTGCCAGCGCCGCCGCCTCCAGGCGCGAGCCCACGCCCAGCTTCATCAGCACCCGCTGGACATGCGTGCGCGCCGTGCTCGGGGCGATGCCCATGCCCGCCGCGATCAGCCGGGTGTCCTCACCCTCCGCGACCCGGACCAGCACCTCCACCTCCCGCGGGGTCAGCAGCCGCAACAGCCGCTGGCCCTCGTCGTCCGGCTGCGAGACCGGGTTGAGCAGCTCCGCGAAGGCCCCCTGGAGCAGGGCGGGGGCGACCACCGCCTCCCCCGCGCGGGCCTTGACCATGGCGCGCTCCACACCCTCGATGCGCTCGTCGTGACGGACATAGCCCGCCGCGCCCGCCGCGAAGGCCGCCGCTATGCCCCAGGGGCTCGGCACCGGCCCCAGGACCACCACCGCGACCTGGGGGCGCTCCCTCCTGATCCGGACGATCGGGTCGAAGACGCCCGGCTCCGCCGGGGACGCGGTCCCCAGAAGGCACACCTCGGGCGCCCGGGTGACCACCAGGTCCGCCGCGCCCGCGACGGGCGCCGTCGCGGCCAGCACCCGGTGTCCCCGTAGTTTCAACGCCGAGGCGAGCGCCTCGGCGTGCAGTCGGTGATCGTCGACCACCATGAGCCGCACGCCCATCGAGCAACTCCCATCCCCCCGGTGCAACCTGCCCCGGCAAGCTACACGCCAGTTCGACAACGTGTGCCCCGAGTCGGCAGAAGTACCCAAGACTGCCGAATGTGCCGCGCATCAGGGTCACTTATGACCATGGCATGACCGCCGCATGACCAAAAGGCGGCGGCCCGGTACGGGAACTCCCCGTACCGGGCCACTACTGTTCCGCGAATCAGGCTTCACCGCAGCAGTACCCGGGGGGCTCTAGGGCGAAAACCGGTCGCGTTTTCAACTTTCTGTCGTAAATGCAACCGCCAGATAACTTTTGTACGTGGAAGTGCCCGCGCCGCTCATCAGTTCCTCGCTCAGATAGAGCCGCCCGTCGGCATAGAGATACTCGGAGCCGCCCACGAGGAACTTCCGCTCCTTCTCGACGGACTGCTCGTCCGACGGATTCTCCATCAGCAGCGTCGCCGTGAGGGCGGTGCCGTCGAGGCTGACGACCTGGCCGCCCTTGCGGTACGGCGGCTGCTTGTAGGCGATCACGGCATTGCCGTCCATCCGCAGCGGCAGGATCGTGTAGCCCTCGCCCGCATCCGCGCGACCCGGCAGCGGCTTCCCGGTGGTCAGGTCGTACGACACGATCTCGTTCGTCCGCCCGTAGCCTCCGCCGCTGCCCTCGTGCGGCGAGGTCGCCAGATAGAGCCGTCCGTTGCCGACGGCGACGTTGCTGCACGATTCGACGTCGGTGGCCCCGCAGCGCGCCTCGAAGCGGTCGCCGGTCGCGGAGACCTTCGCCAGCAGTCGGCCGCGGTCGTCGATGGAGAAGAAGTCGGAGATCCCGTACTTCCCGGTGTCACCGACGTCCGCCGCGACGACCAGCGGCTTGGTGTTGACGATGCTCGCGTAGTCCACGCCCTTCGGCATCTTGTACGAGAACTGGGGGCGTCCGCTGACCGGGTCGACCGGCTGGATGGTCAGCTGCTCGTTTCCGTAGGTGCCGCAGGCGCGGACCGCGACGAGCGCGGGCCCTCCGGCGTAGCCGCGGTCCTCGCAGTCCGCGTCGGACGAGGTCGGCTTCCAGCGCACGGCACCGGTGTCGAGATCGAAGGCGGCGCCGCCGCTGAGGCCGCCCGCGGCGACCGTGGTGCCGCTGAGCGTGACCTCCTCGAAGCTGATCGGCCGGTCGCCCCGGAGGGGGGAGGTGACGGACTTCCGCCACAGCAGCTTGCCGCTCGCCAGATCGACGACGCCGACTTCGGAGCACTGCTGGTAGCGGCCGGTGCCCGAGGCGGCGCGGGGTGCGGGCTCGAAGAGGATCGCCGTCTTCTGGTCGGCCGACTTGTGGCGCGAGGCACCGCAGGTCTGGCCCGGGAGCGGGATCCGCCAGAGCACGGTGCCCTTGTCCCGGTCGTAGCCGGTCAACTCGTGCACACCGGGCTTCACGAACGCCTTGTCCGTGACCCAGGAGCCCTTGAAGGAGGACACCTCCTTGTTCGCCGGCTGGTCCAGGGTGAAGGCGAGCCGGGACGCGGTGTCCTCGGGGACCTTCTCCGTACCGCCGCCGCCCTTGCCGCCGCTCTTCCCGCCGTCCTTCCCGCCCTCGGTGCCCCCGCTGCTCGCGGTGGTTTCCTTCTTGCCGGTGTCGTCGCCGGTCGCGGCGTACAGCACCCCGCCGCCGACGATCAGGACGACGGCGGCGGCCGCGGCGATGACGATCTTCGCCTGGGTGCCGAGCTTCTTCCGGGGCGGCTGCGGTCCGCCCGGGGGCACGGCGCCCTGGGGCTGGGTCGGATAGCCGTACGGGGCCTGCGGGACGCCGTAGCCCTGGGGCTGCGCCGGGTAGCCGGGCGGCGGCGGGGGTCCCCATGCGCCCCCGGGCTGCGGAGCCTGCTGCGGATAGCCGTAACCGGCGGGCGGCGGCCCCTGCGGCGGGCCGAAGCCGCCCGGCGGCGGATCCACGGGCGCGCCGAAGCCGCCGCCCTGCGGGGGCGGTCCGGACGGCGGTGGGGGAGGAGGAGGCGGCTGACTCATGACGGAACACCTCGTCGGCGAGGAGAAGCAGGAACGGAAAGAAGGGAGGGAAGGGAGGGCGGGAAGGGAAGGAGAGAAAGGGGGAGAAAGGGGGCAACTGCGCGAGCAGCGCGAAGGGTGAAGACGGGCGGCGGGGGCGGGACCGACGGGCCCGCCCCCCTGGCGGTCAGGGGCCGAACGCCAGCATCGTCGGGGTCTTCAGTTCTTCCCTGTCGTTCGCCGCGCTCACCCGGCGCGCCGCCAGATAGACGGAGCCGGCCTCGTAGAGGACGTTCACCGAGTAGAGGGAGTTCTCGGTTTTGGCCGCGGACCGGGGGTGGCGCAGCAGCGTCTTCGGCGGACCGCCCGCGGGGGCGATCGACGCGACGGCTCCCCCGGAACCGTACGACGGCTCCCGGTAGACGATCAGATTGCGGCCGTCCATGCGCACCGGCACCGCGGCGGTTTCCCCGCCGGAGGGCGCCCGCCATGTGGGGCGGCCGGTGTTCAGGTCGAAGGCGACAATCTGGTTTCCGCCGCCGCCGGTGCCGCGGACGGGCTCGGTGGCCAGGTAGAGGGTGTTCGGGTCGGCGACGACGCCCTGGCAGCCCTCCAGATTCTGTCCGAAGATCACGAAGGAGCCGCCGCAGCCGACGCGGAACTTCTCCTTGCCGCCCGCGATGGGGGCGCGGAGCGTGCCGTCGGGCTTGAGCGCGACGACGGTCCACGATTTGGGCTCGCGCTTGACGAGGGAGACCACGACGGGGTCGGCGGAGTAGACCTTGTCGATCTCCCAGCCCGCGGGTGCGTTGAACGTCCAGCGGGCCTTGCCGGTGGCCGGGTCGATCTGCTGGAGCTGGTGCTTGGGCTTCTTGTAGTCGCCGGTGGGGCAGCTCACCGCGGCCAGCAGCCGGGCGCCGCCCGCGTACGCGAAGGGCTTGCAGCCGCTCCGGGGCCCGGTGAAGAGCTGCTTGCCGTCCTTCAGGGAGAAGCCGTACGACACCCCGGTGGCGCCCGCAGCGAGGGTGTTGCCGCTGATGGTGAGGGTGTGGTCGGAGAGTCCGAGGAAGCCTTTCTCCTCGGGGATCTGAGCCTTCCAGATCACCTTGCCGGTGCCGAGGTCGATGCTCCGCAGATCGCGGCAGCGGGCCCCCGAGCCGATGCGGTCCTTGATGCCGACGACGATCGTGCCGCCCGCGGACGGGCGGGGTGTCGCGGAGCAGATCTCCCGCTCCAGCGGCACGGTCCACTTCTTGCCGCCGTCGGTGGCCGAATAGCCGACGACCTGCTTGTACATGGCCTTGGCGATGGTGCCGCCGTAGCTCCACGGGCCGTGGACCTCGGCGCCGCCGCGCGGCAGGTCGACGTCGTTGCGGGTGACGAAGAGGGCGCGGGCCTCGCCGGGCGCACGGTCGGCGTTGAGGTCGTCGGCGCTCGGGTCGCGGTCCGTCTCGCCGCCCCGGCCGCCGGTCGCGGTGCCGCCGCCGTCGTTGTCTTCGGGTGATGCGCTGTTCGTGGGGGCGGGGGCGGTCGGTTCACCGGTGCTGGTCTTCCGGCCGTCCTTGCCGTCGTCGCTGCCGACGACGGCGTACGTACCGGCTCCGGCGACGAGGAGGGCGGCGACGCCCGCGGCGATCAGGATCGGCGTGCGCCGTTTGCCGGGGCCGCCGGGCGGGGGCGGGGGGACCGAACCGTACGCGAACGCCTGGCCGCCGTGCTGCGTGCCGCCGGCATACGGGCCGGGCTGCGTGCCGCCGGCGTACGGGCCGAACTGCTGGGCGCCCGGGTACGGCTGGGCGGCGCCGGGCTGGTGGTACGGCCCCGGAGCCCCGCCGTCACCGGCGCCCTGGCCGGTGCCGTACGCCGGGAAGGGACCGCCCTGCGCCGGGCCGGGCTGCCCGGGCCCGGTGCCGTACGCGGGGAACTGGCCGTCCTGCGCCGGGGGTACGGGCGGCGGTCCGGGCGGCGGTCCGGGCGGCGGCGGGGGTATGTACGGCGGCCCGCCGCTCCCGGCGGCGGGCACCGGCGGCTGCGCCGGACCCCCGCCCTCATACGGGTCCCGGCCCTGGTCCTGGCCCTGTTCCTGACCCTGCTCCGGATATCCGTAGCCGGACCGGGGATCCCACGGGGAACCGGTGTCCTCCGGCCACGGCCGGCTGGGCGGCTGAGACATTCAGCGCATCCCCCTTCGTGCGTCCGTAGGTCCGGCGGCCTCCCCCGTGATTCCGGGACGCGCACGGCGCGCCGACGGCCGGCGCCCGTGTCCCGGAAGGAGCGTTCCGAACCTGGAGCCGCGGCTTCGCGGCAGTCGAGCGGAGCCTCTTTCTATCACTCGGGTCAGTTCCCGAAAGGGGCCGGTCCGCCCCCGTCACTGGGCCGACCGGCTTGTGACGGCGCCGTGATGAAGACCGCGGCCGGGCCTCCCCGGCCCGGGGGCGGCGGGCGCGGCTCAGACGTCCTCGGCCAACTCCATCCAGCGGCCTTCCAGTTCCTCCCGCTGCCCGGCGAGGGCCCGCAGTTCGGCGTCGAGCCCCGCGACCCGTTCGAAGTCGGTGGCGTTGGCGGCGATCTCGTCGTGGACCGCCTTCTCCTTCTCCGCGAGCTTGTCGAGCTGCCGCTCGATGCGCTGCAGCTCCTTCTGCGCGGCCCGCAGCTCACCGGCCGACCGGGTCTTCGTCTCCGGTGCCGCGGCGGCGGACTTCGCGGGGGCGGGCGCCGGGGCGGCGGACTCGACGGCGTCGCGCCGCCGCTCCAGGTACTCGTCGATACCGCGCGGCAGCATCCGCAGGGTCTTGTCCCCGAGCAGGGCCAGCACCCGGTCCGTGGTCCGCTCGACGAAGAACCGGTCGTGCGAGATGACCACCATCGACCCGGGCCAGCCGTCGAGGAGGTCCTCCAGCTGGGTGAGGGTCTCGATGTCGAGGTCGTTGGTCGGCTCGTCGAGGAAGAGGACGTTCGGCTCGGCCATCAGCAGCCGCAGCAGCTGGAGCCGGCGGCGCTCACCGCCGGAGAGGTCGCCCACCGGCGTCCACTGCTTCTCCTTCACAAAGCCGAACTGCTCGCACAGCTGCCCCGCGGTCATCTCCCGGCCCTTGCCGAGGTCGACACGGTCCCGGATCTGCTGGACGGCCTCCAGGACCCGCAGCTGGGCGGGCAGCTCGGTGACGTCCTGGGAGAGATAGGCCAGGCGTACCGTTTTGCCGACCGTGACCCGCCCGGCGGCGGGCTGTGCCTCGCCGTCGGTCTCGGCGGCCTCCGCGAGCGCCCGCAGCAGGGACGTCTTCCCGGCGCCGTTCACCCCGACCAGACCGATCCGGTCGCCGGGGCCGAGCTGCCAGGTCAGATGCTTCAGCAGTACCTTCGGCCCGGCCTGGACGGTCACGTCCTCCAGATCGAAGACGGTCTTCCCGAGCCGGGCGGACGCGAACTTCATCAGCTCACTGGTGTCCCGCGGCGGCGGTACGTCCGCGATCAGCTCGTTGGCGGCCTCGATGCGGTAGCGGGGCTTGGAGGTACGGGCGGGGGCGCCGCGCCGCAGCCACGCCAGCTCCTTGCGCATCAGGTTCTGCCGCTTGGCCTCCTCGGTGGCGGCGATCCGCTCCCGCTCGGCCCGGGCGAAGACGTAGTCGCTGTAGCCGCCCTCGTACTCGTAGACCGCGCCGCGCTGCACATCCCACATCCGGGTGCAGACCTGGTCGAGGAACCAGCGGTCGTGGGTGACGCAGACCAGGGCGGAGCGGCGGTTCCGCAGATGCTCGGCGAGCCACGCGATGCCCTCGACGTCGAGGTGGTTGGTGGGCTCGTCGAGGACGATCAGGTCCTGCTCGTCGATGAGCAGCTTGGCCAGTGCGATCCGGCGGCGCTCACCGCCGGAGAGCGGGCCGATGACGGTGTCGAGGCCCTCGGGGAACCCGGGCAGCGACAGACCGCCGAACAGGCCGGTGAGGACGTCGCGGATCCGGGCGCTGCCGGCCCACTCGTGGTCGGCGAGATCGCCGATGACCTCGTGGCGGACGGTGGCCGCCGGGTCGAGGGAGTCGTGCTGGGTGAGGACCCCGGTCCGCAGCCCGCCGCTCTGGGTGACCCGGCCGCTGTCGGGCTCCTCCAGTTTGGCCAGCAGCCGGATGAGGGTGGTCTTGCCGTCGCCGTTGCGCCCGACGACACCGATGCGGTCCCCTTCGGAGACGCCGAGGGACACGGAGTCGAGCAGGGCACGCGTTCCGTACACCTTGCTGACTGCCTCGACATTGACCAGATTGACGGCCATTTTTCTCCCGAGTAGGGGCGGGTGGATCGACCTACCAGGGTAGTCGGGCCGCGGCGGCCCCCGCGGCGGCCGGTCGGCGCCGCGGGCAGGGGCCTCCGGGCCGGGGACCGGCGGCCGGGCCGGTCCCCGGAGGGGGCGGGCTCAGATCACCGGGGGGCGGCCCAGCCGGGTCATGCGCCACACGGTCCGCCAGCGCATCGGGCGGCGCGGCGGGCAGGGCGTCCTGACGCCTTCGGCGAAGCCGCCGAACCAGGCCCGCAGACCGCTCGCGGACCGGGTCCGCAGCAGCGTCAGCGCGGTCCACACACCCAGATAGAGCGGGACCAGCAGGGCCGGGAGGTGGCGTTTGGCCAGCCAGACCCGGTTGCGGGCCACCATGCGGTGGAAGACGGCGTGCCGGGTGGGCGAGGTCCAGGGGTGCCGGAGGACCAGAGCGGGCTCGTAGAGGATCTTCCAGCCGTGGTCGAGGGCCCGCCAGGCGAGGTCGGTCTCCTCGTGGGCGTAGAAGAACGCGTCGGGCCAGTCGCCGGTCTCGTCGAGCATCTTCATGGAGATGCCGTGGCCGCCGCCGAGGAAGGTAGTGACATAGCCGCGGCGCATCGGGTCGCTCGCCCGCAGCCGCGGGACGTGACGGCGGGCGGTGCGGCCCTGCTCGTCGGCGATCCGGAAGCTCACGACGCCGAGGGCCTCGTCCTTCTCGTACAGCCCGACCAGCGTGGTGAAGA
Encoded proteins:
- a CDS encoding ABC-F family ATP-binding cassette domain-containing protein; the encoded protein is MAVNLVNVEAVSKVYGTRALLDSVSLGVSEGDRIGVVGRNGDGKTTLIRLLAKLEEPDSGRVTQSGGLRTGVLTQHDSLDPAATVRHEVIGDLADHEWAGSARIRDVLTGLFGGLSLPGFPEGLDTVIGPLSGGERRRIALAKLLIDEQDLIVLDEPTNHLDVEGIAWLAEHLRNRRSALVCVTHDRWFLDQVCTRMWDVQRGAVYEYEGGYSDYVFARAERERIAATEEAKRQNLMRKELAWLRRGAPARTSKPRYRIEAANELIADVPPPRDTSELMKFASARLGKTVFDLEDVTVQAGPKVLLKHLTWQLGPGDRIGLVGVNGAGKTSLLRALAEAAETDGEAQPAAGRVTVGKTVRLAYLSQDVTELPAQLRVLEAVQQIRDRVDLGKGREMTAGQLCEQFGFVKEKQWTPVGDLSGGERRRLQLLRLLMAEPNVLFLDEPTNDLDIETLTQLEDLLDGWPGSMVVISHDRFFVERTTDRVLALLGDKTLRMLPRGIDEYLERRRDAVESAAPAPAPAKSAAAAPETKTRSAGELRAAQKELQRIERQLDKLAEKEKAVHDEIAANATDFERVAGLDAELRALAGQREELEGRWMELAEDV
- a CDS encoding outer membrane protein assembly factor BamB family protein, coding for MSQPPSRPWPEDTGSPWDPRSGYGYPEQGQEQGQDQGRDPYEGGGPAQPPVPAAGSGGPPYIPPPPPGPPPGPPPVPPAQDGQFPAYGTGPGQPGPAQGGPFPAYGTGQGAGDGGAPGPYHQPGAAQPYPGAQQFGPYAGGTQPGPYAGGTQHGGQAFAYGSVPPPPPGGPGKRRTPILIAAGVAALLVAGAGTYAVVGSDDGKDGRKTSTGEPTAPAPTNSASPEDNDGGGTATGGRGGETDRDPSADDLNADRAPGEARALFVTRNDVDLPRGGAEVHGPWSYGGTIAKAMYKQVVGYSATDGGKKWTVPLEREICSATPRPSAGGTIVVGIKDRIGSGARCRDLRSIDLGTGKVIWKAQIPEEKGFLGLSDHTLTISGNTLAAGATGVSYGFSLKDGKQLFTGPRSGCKPFAYAGGARLLAAVSCPTGDYKKPKHQLQQIDPATGKARWTFNAPAGWEIDKVYSADPVVVSLVKREPKSWTVVALKPDGTLRAPIAGGKEKFRVGCGGSFVIFGQNLEGCQGVVADPNTLYLATEPVRGTGGGGNQIVAFDLNTGRPTWRAPSGGETAAVPVRMDGRNLIVYREPSYGSGGAVASIAPAGGPPKTLLRHPRSAAKTENSLYSVNVLYEAGSVYLAARRVSAANDREELKTPTMLAFGP
- a CDS encoding glycosyltransferase family 2 protein; this translates as MRQPRVGVAILTMGNRPAELGELLESVAKQDTPASRIVVVGNGVSLPPLPDGVTGVELPENLGVTGGRNAAIAKLRELGDVDILVDLDDDGLLIDTDVFTTLVGLYEKDEALGVVSFRIADEQGRTARRHVPRLRASDPMRRGYVTTFLGGGHGISMKMLDETGDWPDAFFYAHEETDLAWRALDHGWKILYEPALVLRHPWTSPTRHAVFHRMVARNRVWLAKRHLPALLVPLYLGVWTALTLLRTRSASGLRAWFGGFAEGVRTPCPPRRPMRWRTVWRMTRLGRPPVI
- a CDS encoding outer membrane protein assembly factor BamB family protein; this translates as MSQPPPPPPPPSGPPPQGGGFGAPVDPPPGGFGPPQGPPPAGYGYPQQAPQPGGAWGPPPPPGYPAQPQGYGVPQAPYGYPTQPQGAVPPGGPQPPRKKLGTQAKIVIAAAAAVVLIVGGGVLYAATGDDTGKKETTASSGGTEGGKDGGKSGGKGGGGTEKVPEDTASRLAFTLDQPANKEVSSFKGSWVTDKAFVKPGVHELTGYDRDKGTVLWRIPLPGQTCGASRHKSADQKTAILFEPAPRAASGTGRYQQCSEVGVVDLASGKLLWRKSVTSPLRGDRPISFEEVTLSGTTVAAGGLSGGAAFDLDTGAVRWKPTSSDADCEDRGYAGGPALVAVRACGTYGNEQLTIQPVDPVSGRPQFSYKMPKGVDYASIVNTKPLVVAADVGDTGKYGISDFFSIDDRGRLLAKVSATGDRFEARCGATDVESCSNVAVGNGRLYLATSPHEGSGGGYGRTNEIVSYDLTTGKPLPGRADAGEGYTILPLRMDGNAVIAYKQPPYRKGGQVVSLDGTALTATLLMENPSDEQSVEKERKFLVGGSEYLYADGRLYLSEELMSGAGTSTYKSYLAVAFTTES
- the galE gene encoding UDP-glucose 4-epimerase GalE, with the translated sequence MTASPQGPNTPTPVRKYLVTGGAGYIGGAVARRLLAAGHEVVVLDDFSTGFRDGVPAGAVLVEGCIRDAARWLDPSFDGVLHFAAYSQVGESVVDPGKYWENNVGGTIALLAAMRAAQVRKLVFSSSAATYGEPVRSPVTESDPTAPTSPYGATKLAVDHMIGGEARAHGLAAVCLRYFNVAGAYRGHGERHEPESHLIPLVLDVALGRRESIAVYGDDYPTPDGTCVRDYIHVADLAEAHVLALAAARPGEQLICNLGNGSGFSVREVVAAVRKVTGHPVPETLAPRRPGDPAVLVASATVARERLGWTPARPGLTDIVSDAWEFARTRALV
- a CDS encoding response regulator transcription factor encodes the protein MGVRLMVVDDHRLHAEALASALKLRGHRVLAATAPVAGAADLVVTRAPEVCLLGTASPAEPGVFDPIVRIRRERPQVAVVVLGPVPSPWGIAAAFAAGAAGYVRHDERIEGVERAMVKARAGEAVVAPALLQGAFAELLNPVSQPDDEGQRLLRLLTPREVEVLVRVAEGEDTRLIAAGMGIAPSTARTHVQRVLMKLGVGSRLEAAALAARTGLLDRAALR